A portion of the Leptospira kanakyensis genome contains these proteins:
- a CDS encoding SRPBCC family protein → MFKSESILTLEENIVRIERLFDAPIQLVWEVWTNPLHISKWWGPKGFTNPTVEFDFKVGGSYRIVMRSPDGVDYPIIGKFLEITPFQSFVISDLVDEHPDEWVNEIQKLTGPIGNKELLNSKLRVLFEETDGKTKVILVTEFANNQIRDGFAKSGMKEGWSESFEKLDENALPKSNEIYIEKILNHPQELVFNAFADSESVGQWWGPNGFKTTTQSKDFRVGGKWIFNMLGPDGTNYPNVIEYKEIRQFDYMEYAHGSGNANKKDDFLVKIFLIVLEPNRTVIKMQMAFSDTNVRNAKLGIGAIEGGKETLSRLNLYLDKKANSL, encoded by the coding sequence ATGTTTAAATCAGAATCAATTCTTACTTTAGAAGAAAATATAGTTCGTATCGAACGATTGTTTGATGCTCCAATCCAATTAGTTTGGGAAGTTTGGACAAACCCTTTACATATTTCAAAATGGTGGGGACCTAAAGGATTTACAAACCCGACTGTCGAATTTGATTTTAAGGTGGGCGGATCGTATAGAATTGTTATGCGATCTCCTGATGGAGTAGATTATCCTATTATTGGAAAATTTTTAGAAATTACTCCCTTCCAAAGTTTTGTCATCAGTGATTTAGTTGATGAACATCCAGACGAATGGGTCAATGAAATTCAAAAATTAACAGGCCCTATTGGTAATAAAGAACTCTTAAATTCGAAATTAAGAGTATTATTCGAAGAAACTGATGGTAAAACAAAAGTCATTCTCGTAACTGAATTCGCAAACAACCAAATTCGTGATGGTTTTGCAAAATCGGGAATGAAAGAAGGTTGGTCAGAAAGTTTTGAAAAGTTAGATGAAAATGCTCTTCCAAAATCCAACGAAATTTACATAGAAAAAATTTTAAATCATCCACAAGAATTAGTATTCAATGCATTTGCAGATTCAGAGTCAGTAGGCCAATGGTGGGGGCCTAACGGATTCAAAACGACTACGCAATCAAAAGACTTTCGTGTTGGTGGAAAATGGATTTTTAATATGCTCGGGCCTGATGGGACAAACTACCCAAATGTGATCGAATACAAAGAAATTAGACAATTCGATTACATGGAATACGCACATGGATCAGGTAATGCAAATAAAAAAGATGATTTTTTAGTGAAGATATTTCTTATAGTTCTCGAACCGAACCGTACTGTCATTAAGATGCAAATGGCTTTTTCTGATACAAACGTTCGAAATGCAAAGTTAGGTATTGGGGCAATTGAAGGTGGAAAAGAAACACTTTCAAGACTCAATCTATATTTAGATAAGAAAGCTAATTCTTTATAA
- a CDS encoding ArsR/SmtB family transcription factor: protein MVKLLDSEETLNATFQALADPTRRKILMQLVSGEATVIQLAEPFQMSLPGISKHLKVLEKAGLIEKGKAAQFRPCRLKVEALKEANEWLEQYKKLWEERLDRLDAYLIELQKSKGKN from the coding sequence ACTTTAAATGCAACTTTCCAGGCGCTGGCAGACCCCACCCGCCGAAAGATCCTCATGCAATTGGTCTCGGGAGAGGCCACAGTGATACAACTAGCGGAACCTTTCCAGATGAGTTTACCCGGAATTTCCAAACACCTAAAAGTTTTGGAAAAAGCTGGTTTAATCGAAAAAGGTAAAGCGGCCCAATTCAGACCTTGTCGGTTGAAGGTGGAAGCTCTAAAGGAAGCCAACGAATGGTTGGAACAATACAAAAAATTATGGGAAGAACGATTAGATCGTTTGGATGCCTACTTAATAGAATTACAAAAATCAAAAGGGAAAAACTAA